In one window of Clarias gariepinus isolate MV-2021 ecotype Netherlands chromosome 10, CGAR_prim_01v2, whole genome shotgun sequence DNA:
- the foxa gene encoding forkhead box A sequence, which translates to MIGGVKQERSDEWPSFYMNQAYRGADSMRLSSGPYSSLEHPHQIFSLPRESMAGEVTERIETPPDALTQQRCPETDHNRLELPDMKSVYRRTFNHTKPPYSYISLIYMAIQQSPSKKLTLNEIYDWIRQLFPYYRQNQQRWQNSIRHSLSFNDCFVRVPRSPDSLGKGSFWTLHPDSGNMFENGCYMRRQKRFRCQSATSSSTTRSASKKADRVKEEGKKKTSDAKLTVLSPMSPAMPSKPPMPTVLPDMDCPSMSPSHIAPQQNATHSLTPFPPSSEPSAHLTNIHYPTMSTLQPTASCPPEACVHGEPFFHQSLSVPPIMDFQCYEPPVTYPVYYPTSSSNIHQYNPYLTGKEESSYAGDSVCYSGLSMCSLPVLSSS; encoded by the exons ATGATCGGCGGAGTGAAGCAGGAGAGAAGTGATGAATGGCCGAGTTTTTACATGAACCAG GCATATCGTGGAGCAGACAGTATGCGATTAAGCAGTGGTCCTTATTCCTCTCTAGAGCATCCCCATCAAATCTTCAGTCTCCCAAGAGAATCAATGGCTGGAGAAGTCACAGAAAGGATTGAGACACCTCCAGATGCCCTGACTCAACAGAGATGTCCTGAAACAGATCATAACAGACTAGAGCTTCCTGACATGAAATCGGTGTACCGGAGAACCTTCAACCACACCAAGCCTCCTTATTCCTACATTTCACTGATTTACATGGCTATTCAGCAGTCACCATCTAAGAAACTCACCCTGAATGAGATCTATGACTGGATACGCCAGCTTTTTCCATACTACCGGCAAAATCAACAGCGTTGGCAAAACTCTATCCGTCACTCCCTTTCTTTTAATGACTGTTTTGTGCGTGTCCCAAGGTCCCCAGATTCTCTGGGGAAAGGCTCCTTCTGGACCCTGCACCCTGACTCTGGCAACATGTTTGAAAATGGCTGCTACATGCGCCGGCAGAAACGATTTCGGTGCCAGAGTGCAACATCATCATCCACAACTAGAAGTGCTTCAAAAAAAGCAGACAGAGTAAAGGAAGAgggcaagaaaaaaacatcagatgcTAAATTGACAGTCTTATCACCTATGTCCCCAGCTATGCCTTCCAAACCTCCTATGCCAACAGTGTTGCCAGACATGGATTGCCCCTCCATGTCACCCTCACATATCGCACCTCAGCAAAACGCCACACATTCACTGACTCCATTTCCTCCATCCTCAGAACCTTCTGCACACCTAACAAATATACATTACCCCACAATGTCAACACTTCAGCCAACAGCCTCCTGCCCTCCAGAGGCTTGTGTTCATGGGGAACCCTTCTTTCACCAGTCTCTTTCTGTACCACCAATCATGGACTTTCAGTGCTATGAGCCTCCTGTGACTTACCCTGTTTATTATCCTACATCAAGCTCCAACATTCATCAGTACAATCCATATCTCACAGGCAAGGAGGAGTCCTCGTATGCAGGAGACTCAGTGTGTTACTCTGGACTCAGCATGTGCTCACTGCCAGTTTTAAGTTCCTCCTAA
- the cyfip2 gene encoding cytoplasmic FMR1-interacting protein 2 has translation MTTHVTLEDALSNVDLLEELPLPDQQPCIEPPPSSIMYQANFDTNFEDRNAFVTGIARYIEQATVHSSMNEMLEEGHEYAVMLYTWRSCSRAIPQVKCNEQPNRVEIYEKTVEVLEPEVNKLMKFMYFQRKAIERFCSEVKRLCHAERRKDFVSEAYLLTLGKFINMFAVLDELKNMKCSVKNDHSAYKRAAQFLRKMADPQSIQESQNLSMFLANHNRITQCLHQQLEVIPGYEELLADIVNICVDYYENKMYLTPSEKHMLLKVMGFGLYLMDGNVSNIYKLDAKKRINLSKIDKFFKLQVVPLFGDMQIELSRYIETSAHYEENKSKWTCTQSSISPQYNLCEQMVQIRDDHIRFISELARYSNSEVVTGSGLDSQKSDEEYRELFDLALRGLQLLSKWSTHVMEVYSWKLVHPTDKFCNKDCPGTAEEYERATRYNYTSEEKFALVEVIAMIKGLQVLMGRMESVFNQAIRNTIYSALQDFAQVTLREPLRQAVRKKKNVLISVLQAIRKTICDWEGGREPPNDPCLRGEKDPKGGFDIKVPRRAVGPSSTQLYMVRTMLESLIADKSGSKKTLRSSLDGPIVQAIEDFHKHSFFYTHLLNFSEALQQCCDLSQLWFREFFLELTMGRRIQFPIEMSMPWILTDHILETKEPSMMEYVLYPLDLYNDSGYYALTKFKKQFLYDEIEAEVNLCFDQFVYKLADQIFAYYKAMAGSVLLDKRFRAECKNYGVIIPYPPSNRYETLLKQRHVQLLGRSIDLNRLITQRISAAMYKSLDHAISRFESEDLTSIVELEWLLEINRLTHRLLSKNMTLDSFDAMFREANHNVSAPYGRITLHVFWELNFDFLPNYCYNGSTNRFVRTAIPFTQEPQRDKPANVQPYYLYGSKPLNIAYSHIYSSYRNFVGPPHFKTICRLLGYQGIAVVMEELLKIVKSLLQGTILQYVKTLIEVMPKICRLPRHEYGSPGILEFFHHQLKDIIEYAELKTDVFQSLREVGNAILFCLLIEQALSQEEVCDLLHAAPFQNILPRVYIKEGERLEVRMKRLEAKYAPLHLVPLIERLGTPQQIAIAREGDLLTKERLCCGLSMFEVILTRIRSFLQDSVWRGPPPSNGVMHVDECMEFHRLWSAMQFVYCIPVGTHEFTAEQCFGDGLNWAGCAIIVLLGQQRRFDLFDFCYHLLKVQRQDGKDEIIKNVPLKKMADRIRKYQILNNEIFAILNKYMKAVETDSSTVEHVRCFQPPIHQSLATTC, from the exons GTGAAATGTAATGAACAACCCAACAGAGTAGAGATCTATGAGAAGACTGTGGAGGTGCTGGAACCTGAAGTCAACAAGCTCATGAAGTTCATGTACTTCCAG CGTAAGGCAATTGAGCGCTTTTGCAGTGAGGTAAAGCGCCTGTGTCACGCTGAGCGCAGGAAAGACTTTGTGTCCGAGGCTTACCTGCTCACCCTGGGCAAATTCATCAACATGTTCGCTGTTCTGGACGAGCTCAAGAACATGAAGTGCAGTGTCAAGAATGACCACTCTGCTTACAAAAG AGCTGCTCAGTTCCTTAGGAAAATGGCTGATCCACAGTCTATCCAAGAATCCCAAAACCTTTCCATGTTCTTGGCCAATCACAACAGAATCACACAG TGTCTGCATCAGCAGCTGGAGGTGATCCCTGGCTATGAGGAGCTCCTGGCAGACATTGTGAACATCTGTGTGGACTACTATGAGAATAAGATGTACTTGACACCCAGTGAGAAACACATGCTGCTCAAG GTGATGGGGTTTGGGCTTTACCTGATGGATGGAAACGTCAGCAACATCTATAAGCTGGATGCCAAGAAGAGAATAAATCTTAGCAAAATCGACAAGTTCTTCAAG CTCCAGGTCGTGCCGCTGTTTGGTGACATGCAGATCGAGCTGTCACGGTATATTGAAACAAGCGCACACTATGAGGAGAACAAGTCAAA GTGGACTTGCACCCAGAGCAGCATTAGTCCCCAGTATAACCTGTGTGAACAGATGGTTCAGATCCGGGATGACCACATCCGCTTCATCTCCGAGCTGGCACGTTACAGTAATAGTGAGGTGGTCACAGGCTCTGGGTTAGACAGCCAGAAATCTGATGAAGAGTACAGGGAGCTGTTTGACCTGGCACTCCGAGGTTTGCAGCTCCTCTCCAAGTGGAGCACTCATGTCATGGAGGTg TACTCATGGAAACTTGTGCACCCCACTGATAAGTTTTGCAATAAGGACTGTCCTGGCACTGCTGAAGAGTATGAGCGTGCTACACGATATAACTATACCAGCGAGGAGAAATTTGCCTTGGTGGAAGTGATCGCCATGATCAAAGGCCTGCAGGTGCTGATGGGCCGCATGGAGAGCGTCTTCAACCAGGCCATCAGGAACACGATCTATTCTGCGCTGCAGGACTTTGCCCAGGTCACGCTGAGAGAGCCGCTAAGGCAGGCTGTGCGCAAGAAAAAAAACGTCCTAATCAG TGTTCTACAGGCCATTCGGAAGACCATCTGTGACTGGGAGGGAGGCAGGGAGCCGCCCAATGACCCTTGTCTAAGGGGAGAGAAGGACCCCAAAGGAGGTTTCGATATCAAAGTGCCGCGCCGTGCTGTCGGCCCCTCAAGCACTCAA CTATACATGGTGCGAACTATGCTTGAGTCTCTGATCGCTGACAAGAGCGGCTCTAAGAAGACACTGCGCAGCAGCCTGGACGGCCCAATAGTTCAGGCCATAGAGGACTTCCATAAGCACTCCTTCTTCTACACCCATCTCCTTAACTTCAGTG AGGCCCTTCAGCAGTGCTGTGACCTGTCACAGCTGTGGTTCAGAGAGTTCTTCCTGGAGCTCACCATGGGTCGTCGCATCCAGTTCCCTATTGAGATGTCTATGCCCTGGATCCTCACTGATCATATTCTGGAGACCAAAGAACCCTCCATGATGGA atatGTGTTGTATCCTTTGGACCTTTATAATGACAGCGGGTATTACGCTCTAACCAAGTTCAAGAAGCAGTTCCTTTATGATGAGATAGAGGCTGAG GTGAACCTGTGTTTTGATCAGTTTGTATACAAATTGGCTGATCAAATATTCGCCTATTATAAAGCAATGGCTGGAAG CGTTCTCTTGGACAAACGCTTCCGGGCAGAATGTAAGAACTATGGTGTGATTATCCCTTATCCTCCCTCAAACCGCTATGAGACACTGCTAAAACAGAGACATGTGCAG CTCCTGGGTCGTTCCATTGACCTGAACAGGCTGATCACCCAGAGGATCTCAGCGGCCATGTACAAATCCCTGGACCACGCCATCAGCCGCTTCGAGAGTGAAGACCTCACGTCTATAGTG GAGCTCGAGTGGTTGCTGGAAATAAACCGACTGACTCATCGGCTGTTGTCCAAAAACATGACCCTGGACAGTTTCGACGCCATGTTCCGTGAGGCCAACCACAACGTGTCTGCTCCTTATGGCCGCATCACACTGCACGTCTTCTGGGAGCTTAACTTCGACTTCTTACCAAACTACTGCTACAACGGCTCCACCAACAG ATTTGTGCGCACAGCAATTCCTTTTACCCAAGAGCCTCAGCGAGATAAGCCTGCCAACGTTCAGCCTTACTACCTGTATGGCTCTAAG CCTCTCAACATCGCGTACTCCCACATCTACAGCTCCTACAGGAACTTCGTGGGTCCCCCGCATTTCAAAACCATCTGTCGTCTCCTTGGCTACCAGGGCATCGCTGTAGTCATGGAGGAACTGCTGAAAATAGTCAAGAGCTTG CTCCAGGGCACCATCCTTCAGTATGTGAAGACTCTGATAGAGGTGATGCCTAAGATATGCCGTTTGCCTCGCCACGAGTATGGATCACCAG GTATCCTGGAGTTTTTTCACCACCAGCTCAAGGATATAATCGAATACGCCGAGCTGAAGACTGACGTGTTTCAAAGTCTAAGAGAGGTCGGCAATGCAATCCTCTTCTGCCTCCTGATTGAACAAGCTCTG TCGCAGGAAGAAGTTTGTGACCTCCTTCATGCAGCGCCATTCCAGAACATTCTTCCCAGAGTCTACATCAAAG AGGGCGAGAGGTTGGAGGTAAGGATGAAGAGACTGGAAGCGAAGTATGCGCCTCTGCATCTGGTCCCTCTCATTGAGAGACTTGGTACTCCACAG CAAATTGCTATAGCACGAGAGGGAGACCTGCTGACCAAGGAGAGGCTGTGCTGCGGCTTGTCAATGTTCGAGGTCATCCTAACGCGCATCCGCAGCTTTCTGCAAGACAGCGTGTGGCGCGGACCACCGCCCAGCAACGGAGTCATGCACGTGGacgagtgcatggagtttcacCGGCTCTGGAGCGCCATGCAGTTTGTCTACTGTATCCCAGTGGGCACACACGAGTTTACCGCTGA ACAGTGTTTTGGGGATGGACTAAACTGGGCTGGCTGCGCCATCATCGTTTTGTTGGGCCAGCAGCGGCGCTTCGACCTCTTTGATTTCTGCTACCACTTGCTGAAGGTCCAGAGACAGGATGGCAAGGATGAGATCATCAAGAATGTG CCCTTGAAGAAAATGGCTGACCGCATCCGAAAGTACCAGATCCTCAACAACGAGATCTTTGCCATTCTTAACAAGTACATGAAGGCTGTTGAGACGGACAGTTCTACAGTCGAGCATGTTCGCTGCTTCCAGCCTCCTATACACCAGTCTCTGGCGACCACATGTTAA